The nucleotide sequence TTGAGGATATATCAATGACTGAACAAGCACGCGATACAGAAGCGTTAATTCGTGACCAAATTGCCAAACACGCAGTACTTCTATATATGAAAGGCACACCACAATTCCCACAGTGTGGCTTTTCTGCTCGTGCGGTTGAAGCACTCAGTCAAATTGGTCGTCCATTTGCTTATGTCAACATTCTGGAAAACCCTGACATTCGTGCAACTCTGCCACGTATCGCAAACTGGCCTACATTCCCACAACTATGGGTAAATGGTGAGCTAATCGGTGGTAGTGATATCATGCTTGAAATGTTCCAGAAAGGCGAATTACAACCGTTGATCGAACAATACAGCCCAGCACCTGAAGCTTAATTTAGTGCCAAGCTGATTTGAATCAATAAAAAAGCGCTTTGATAGAAGCGCTTTTTTATGCCCAGAATATAAGAAGAGGGCAGCATCAAGATGCTGCCTGATCATCTCCATTATCCGATTCCTGAGTTTCAGCTTCTATCACTTTTGATTCAGCAATCAGGACTTCGGCCAGTGTATCCGGATCTGGAGTCACTTCTTTCACGACAGCTTTATCTTTTTTCTTTTTCTTCTTTTTTTTCTTTTTCTTTGGCTCTTCTTCCAGCTCGGCACCATCTTCCAGCGCCTGCCAGTATTCCAGCTGTTCCATCACCGCGGCATAGATCGAGTTCTTGCTGTAGCGGCCTTTTTTGTCCATGGTGCCAACCGGACGTGCCATCAGGATTTCAAGGGCCTGATCAATGGTATCAATGGCATGGATATGAAACTGACCGGCTTCAACCGCAGCAATCACATCTTTACGCAACATTAGATGCTGCATGTTCTGGCGAGGAATAATCACACCTTGTTTGCCAGTCAAACCTTGCAGTTTGCAGGCATCGTAGAAGCCTTCGATCTTGGCATTTACACCACCAATGGGTTGTACCTGACCAAGCTGGTTCATGGAACCGGTAATTGCCCAGGACTGATCAATTGGTAATTGGCTAATCGCAGAGATCAACGCCGATAGTTCTGCGACAGTGGCACTGTCACCATCAACCTGACCATAGCTTTGTTCAAAGGCCAGTGCGGCAGAGAAGTGCAGCAATTGTTCACGGCCAAAATGTGCTTTCAAGAAGGAAGCCATCAACAATACGCCTTTGGCATGTAGTGAACCACCAAGTTCGACACTGCGTTCAATATCCAGAATGTCACCGCCGCCTTGATAGACTGAAGCCGTCAGGCGTGAAGGCAGACCAAATTCGACATCTGCATAATGAATCACGGAAAGGGCATTGATCTGACCCAAGCGATGACCACGGGTTTCAATCAACTGGGTACCGCGTTTCAGATCCTGCCAGTACAGCTCACGCAAATAGCCTAAGCGGTATTTGCGGTGATCCAGTGCCGTGTTGACATGTTTTTCTGACACCATCTTGTCACCTGCTTTATGCGCATGATGATGGGCTTCACGGATCAGGTCACCCAAAGTGAGGGCATGTAAGGACAATGAGCTTTGGTCTTCGGCCTGACGGCTGGAATCGGTCAGCAGGGCAGCCAGTGCACTACGGTCAAATGGCAGAAGTTTGTCGGCCTGCACATAATCCGCGATTAGCTGCATATAAGCCTGCTCATTTTCGTCATTACGTTGTAATGTATCTGTAAAGTCAGCGCGGATTTTAAAGATACTACCGAGCTCAGGTTCCAGCTCCAGAATCTCGTAATAAATTTCCGGTTCTGCCAGCAGCACGATCTTGATATCCAGTGGAATCGCCGCGGGTTCAATGGAGATACTGCCGGTCAGGGTCAGCATATGTTCTAGTGAAGACAGTTTCAACTGACCAGATTTAAGCGCACGTTTCAGACCTTGCCATGCGTATGGTTGTTCGAGTAGCTGTTCGGCTTCAATCATCAGGAAGCCGCCATTGGCTTTATGCATCGAACCGGGACGAATCAGGGTAAAGTCCGTGGTAATAGTACCGTTTTGGGTCAGCTGTTCCACATGACCGAGCAGGTTGTAATGGGTCGGGAAATCTTCAAAAATCACCGGTGCGCCGCTGTTCGGTTTATGGGTCACCAGCACATTGGCCTGATAACGTGCGGGAACACGGCTAAATAGGCCTGGCATAAAGTCATCTTCTTCCTGTTCCAGCACAATCTCGACATTGTTAATAATGTCTTCGGCATAGTGTTTTAGGTATTTATCCAGACCTTCGACATCTTTGTATTTCGCCAGAATCTGTTCCATGCGTGGCAATACGACCTGCTTGGCAATGTCACGATTCAGTACCTGTACCTTGTCACGAGCATCATCTTCCAGGTTTCCCAGATGCAGACCGAGACGTTCCAGCTTCTTATCCATATAACGGATATTGGCTGCAATTTCGGCACGATCTTTATTGCTTAGTGAATTCAGCTCGTCCTGGGTCATTTCCTGTAATTTGTTATCAATGACATGCACAGGGACGAAGCAGTGTTCATCATTGCGTGACACCAGTTTTAGGTCGTATTCTTCACCTTCACGAGTCAGTTCGATCAGTGCTTGTTGCTGTTCATCTCCCGTTTGCTGGCGGATGTTTTCAATGCGGTTGTGATAGGTTTCTGCAGTAAAGCGTCGTTCTAATTGTTTTAGAATAGTCTGCCAACTCTGGTGCAGCATAGTCTGGAATTTGGGACCTTGGCCGCTTGGAAATTTCAGGGCAATCGGTTGACGCTGGTTCTGGAAATTATTGACATAAACCCAGTCAGATGGTGTTGGCGCTTCCTTGGCATGTTGCTGCAGCAAACGTTTCACCATGGTGCGTTTGCCCAGACCGGCTGTGCCCACCGCAAAAATGTTATAGCCAGAATATGGCAGGGCAATACCAGCTTCGACTGAGGCACGCGCACGGTCCTGACCCAGGAAATTATTCAATGGCTTGATACGCTTGGTTGATGCCGGAATCGTATCCATGTTCGGAATACGGGTCAGTTCATTCGGTTTCAGGCGCGTCTGTTCTAAAGTAGGCTGTATTTCGCTTTGTTCAAATGCCGATTTTAATAATTCAGCTGGGTTTTCTAGTGGCGTTGTAGTCGTAATCGTGTTTGCTGTAATAGTTGAATGAATTTGATCGAGTCTTTGGGTCACTGTTTAAAGTCCAAAACGAAATGGTGCATGTATACGATTAAGGTATACAGGATTAACTGCAAAATTCAAGCCGACATATCGCTTTTGCTGTAAAAATAAATTAGCCTGAAACAGAAAACCGTAATTCTGGTTGAAAGATATTGTATTAAAGGATTGAATAGCACTACTGGAATTTTCTGGAAAATAATAAAGCAATGACAACACAAACAAGGGGCTGGAAATCCGCCTTTACAGCATTCCTGGATCGGCGTGCGCTGATCATGCTGTTTCTGGGTTTCTCAGCCGGTGTGCCAATTCTCCTGATCTTTTCAAGCCTGTCGCTATGGCTCGGAGAGGCGGGAATCAGTAAAAGTGCAGTGACTTTCTTTAGTTGGGCGGCATTGGGTTATTCTTTTAAATTTGTCTGGGCACCGCTCATTGACGAGTTGCCGGTACCATTCCTGACCAAAGCCTTGGGACGCCGTCGAGCCTGGCTGTTGATCGCCCAGATCCTGATTGTCTGTGCGATTTGTATCATGGCAATGTCAGATCCAGCTTTGGGACAATCGCATCTACAACAGATGGCGTTCGGTGCAGTCTTGCTCGGTTTCTCGGCAGCCACCCAGGATATCGTGATTGATGCCTATCGTATTGAGCTGGCCGAAACCCAGATGCAAACCGTACTGGCTTCGACCTATAACGCTGGCT is from Acinetobacter sp. ANC 7912 and encodes:
- a CDS encoding Lon protease family protein — translated: MTQRLDQIHSTITANTITTTTPLENPAELLKSAFEQSEIQPTLEQTRLKPNELTRIPNMDTIPASTKRIKPLNNFLGQDRARASVEAGIALPYSGYNIFAVGTAGLGKRTMVKRLLQQHAKEAPTPSDWVYVNNFQNQRQPIALKFPSGQGPKFQTMLHQSWQTILKQLERRFTAETYHNRIENIRQQTGDEQQQALIELTREGEEYDLKLVSRNDEHCFVPVHVIDNKLQEMTQDELNSLSNKDRAEIAANIRYMDKKLERLGLHLGNLEDDARDKVQVLNRDIAKQVVLPRMEQILAKYKDVEGLDKYLKHYAEDIINNVEIVLEQEEDDFMPGLFSRVPARYQANVLVTHKPNSGAPVIFEDFPTHYNLLGHVEQLTQNGTITTDFTLIRPGSMHKANGGFLMIEAEQLLEQPYAWQGLKRALKSGQLKLSSLEHMLTLTGSISIEPAAIPLDIKIVLLAEPEIYYEILELEPELGSIFKIRADFTDTLQRNDENEQAYMQLIADYVQADKLLPFDRSALAALLTDSSRQAEDQSSLSLHALTLGDLIREAHHHAHKAGDKMVSEKHVNTALDHRKYRLGYLRELYWQDLKRGTQLIETRGHRLGQINALSVIHYADVEFGLPSRLTASVYQGGGDILDIERSVELGGSLHAKGVLLMASFLKAHFGREQLLHFSAALAFEQSYGQVDGDSATVAELSALISAISQLPIDQSWAITGSMNQLGQVQPIGGVNAKIEGFYDACKLQGLTGKQGVIIPRQNMQHLMLRKDVIAAVEAGQFHIHAIDTIDQALEILMARPVGTMDKKGRYSKNSIYAAVMEQLEYWQALEDGAELEEEPKKKKKKKKKKKDKAVVKEVTPDPDTLAEVLIAESKVIEAETQESDNGDDQAAS
- the grxD gene encoding Grx4 family monothiol glutaredoxin encodes the protein MTEQARDTEALIRDQIAKHAVLLYMKGTPQFPQCGFSARAVEALSQIGRPFAYVNILENPDIRATLPRIANWPTFPQLWVNGELIGGSDIMLEMFQKGELQPLIEQYSPAPEA